The Moorena producens PAL-8-15-08-1 genomic interval ATACCTCAGCTAAAACCGGGTTATACGTCGATGACATATTTCAGGAATTAGGTTGCGGAACGCTTCAACAGGAATAATTAGTTATATATAGTTATATATAATAGTGCTTCTCATAGCTATGAGGTACACAATATTTTTTCCCAGATCCGCTGTTCCCTGTTACCTATTGACTAAAATCCAAAATTAAAATCCAAAATCTATATCACCTATTTTAGAAATGCTATATATCTTTATATATATAGCACAGTAGCTGGTCTACCTATGCTTAGTCAACTACTGAGTCAACAGGTCACATAATCCCACACACTGTGTCAAGTCTCCGGGACCAAGCCCTGGAAAAAAATCTAACATCCAACATCCAACATCCAACATTCAAAATCGAATGACGCCCCTCTATTGTAGTAAAGGACATGAGAATCCCAATGGCAATAAGTTTTGCCGGGTTTGTGGCGAGATGCTGCCATCCTTAGCCAAAACCTTTGACACTGGGAAGATTCTGGGTGGTCGCTACCGCATCGTCCGGGAGTTGGGACACGGAGGTTTTGGACGCACCTATTTAGCTCAAGACCTTAACCGCTTTAATGAACCTTGTGTGCTAAAAGAATTTGCCCCCCAAGTTCAAGGTAACCACGCCTTACAAAAAGCAGAAGAACTATTTGAGCGGGAAGCGGGAGTTCTTTATCGACTGCAACACCCTCAAATTCCTCAATTTCGTGAGTTGTTTCAGGTACAACAACAGGACAAAGGCACCCTATTGTTGGTTCAGGACTATGTGGAGGGGCAAACCTACCGCGCTCTACTGGAGGCTCGCCGACCTCAGGGACTCCGGTTTAGTGAAGCAGAAGTGACTCAACTGCTGATCCAAATCCTGCCAGTGTTGGAATATATCCATTTTATGAGGGTGATTCATCGGGATATCTCTCCCGATAATCTGATTTTGCGCAGTACCGATGGTTTACCAGTGCTGATTGACTTTGGCGGTGTCAAAGAGGTAGCAGCAAATGTGGCATCGAAGTTCCTAGGGTCAAAGGTGGCTGGTCAAAATAAGCCGATAATAACTCGGTTGGGTAAAGTTGGTTATGCTCCCCCAGAGCAGATGCAAGGAGGAAGTGTTTTTCCCCACAGTGACCTCTATGCTCTAGGGGCAACTATATTAGTATTAGTGACTGGTCAGGAACCCCAGCAGATAATTGACCCCAATACCCTGACCTGGAACTGGCGGCAAGAGATCAGCCTTAGCCCTACCCTAGGTCGTATCATCGATAAAATGCTTCAACCGAGACCAGGGGAACGGTACCAAAATGCCAAAGAAGTGCTGCGAGACCTCACCACTCACCTTCAATTTGCCAGTGACCCGCAATCAGCTCCATCACCCCCTCAGACTAAACCGACTTTAGCAGTTGCCCCTGGTTCCAAGCCAGTAGCGGTTAACCAGCCAGCAAGGCCAGCTACCGGAAGACCATTAACCACTTTTACGAACAATACCGTTTTAGACTGGCTTGGCAAGGTGGTTTTGGTATCTGTCTTAGCTGCTGCTGTATTTGGCTTTACCTTCTGGGCAACCAATTGGTGGTTCACCTTCCGCCCAATATCTGAGCGGGAACCCTCACCAAAGGAATCACCCATCGAACCGGACATAAAGCCACCCGACTGGTTTACCAAGAACGAGGAAAACCGCAAGAAATTGCTAGATCAGCGTCGTGGCAATTTGGAGATTAACGAAAAGTTCTACATTGAGTTAGTCAATGAGGCGTTTTGGGACAAGTACCCAAATCAAGAAAAACGACAGCTAGGCAATGGATCACAGGATGCTCCGTTAAGAGAAGAGTGGGATAAGCTGGCATTTGAGCTATTGACCCGGATTGAGTTGCTCAATTTGAGTCGGACGGCACGGGGAAGGTTGGGAAGCTATGGCCCAGCAGATTTAACTCGCTGGAAGCAGGAAGTGAATAAGGTGCGCCTTTCTAGCCGTGCAGCTTATGATATTGCAGATTCTAAATTCTTTCATAAGTTTCCCGATCAGCGGGGTCAGAAGTTTATCGATAAGTCTATTGGTCAGGTGTGGCAAGGAATTGTTGGGGATACGATCAAAGCGTTGACATCAGGAAAATCCCTACAGCGCATTGAGTTTGCTGCTGGCGGAGTTCAACAAGTCAATGGAACCCTCCAGCCAGGAGACGGACAAGCGTTTACTGCTAAACTTTCTGCTGGTCAAGTCATGGAAGTGAGACTGGCTACCGATGTAAATGCCTTGTTTTCCGTTTATGCTCCGAGCCGTAAGACGACCCCCCTATTAGAAGACTCAACCAAACGCGACTGGATCGGGGAGCTGCCAGCATCTGGTTTCTATGAGTTTGTGGTAGTTTCTCAAGCTTCTGAACCGATTAATTATCGACTTAACTTTAGGGTTGAAGATTAGTGATTGGTCATTGGTGATTAGTCTAGCAATGGAAGTATAGTTTAGGTCCTGGCGGGGGGACAATCTAATATCATGTTCGGTTGAATACTTACACGCTTGCGTCCTATCGAAGGCAGAAGGCAGCTATGCTGAAGGCAGAAGGAAAGCAGTAAGGTTTAATCGGAGATGGTTTTTTATCACTAATTATCCCAACATGATATTAATTTTATTGATTTTTATGTTATTTTTTATGGTCAATACTGAATTAAAATCAAGGATATTTATATAGAATTAATAAGCAAATTTATTTTCAGTATAATTATAATTAATTATAATCTAAAAAAACTTACAACTTTATCTAATATAATTTCCAAATAATTCCGTTAATTAATAAAAATCTCCCCATCTCCCCATCAACCCCCATTTATACCAAATCCTGTTCCCATACCCCCCTTATCCGCATAGCCATAGATTCATGGCATACAAAGATTTGGTCGATTTTTATAAAGGGGTTTTGACAAACGGATTTGGTATTACAATGTAAAGCCGTGACAGCTTAACCCGTCTCTTGAGCGATCGCAACGTAAGCATATGCGCTACGCGCACGCTGCGCGAACAGCAGTCAGCGGTCAGCGGTGAGCTTTTAGCTCACGCGTGCGCGTCTCACGGGGTGACAAGCACCCAGAACCTAAGAGAGGAGGGGCTTTGTACCAATTAACCCTGGTGAAAAAATCAATGGATTTCATCCCGAAAGTCTATGATAATGATAATCTGATAGTAGAGGCAGTAGCATCGCTATTACCTCGGTGGTGAGTTGATGTTTTATGTTAACAAACCAGGTTCTTCACAATGGCGGAGGATTAATGGTAAACAAATCTCGGTCTGTATAATCAGTAATGACCGATAAAATGTTAAATCAATTACTATATTATCAACAACATTTCGCGCTTTACTTACATCACAAACAAATCCTAACTTTAGAGATACTAGTTTCGTTACTGCAAGCTCACAAACAAGTATCTCTAAAGTTAGCGGCTTATTTACCTTTACCTATTCTTTATGAAAGTCGTCGGCGACATTTACAAAGATTCTTGAGTCTTCAAAATCTTAGTATACCATTACTCTGGTTTCCACTTATTAAATATTTCGTCAACAATCATTTCCAAAAAGGAAGTCGTATTCTGGTTATCATTGATGGGACTAAGTGGCAAGATAACAATCTCTTAATGGTGAGTGTCCGCTATCAGAAAAGAGCCATACCAGTGTACTGGAAATTCTTAAAGAAAGGGAGTAGTAATTTAGTTGAGCAAATTGCTGTACTACATCCAGTTATTAAGCTCTTCCAAGATTATCAAATAGTAGTCATAGGAGACAGAGAGTTTCGAGGTGTAGAATTAGCCGATTGGCTTAAGAGTCAACAGGTCAAGTTTGCTTTAAGGGTACAAGATAACACCTATGTCAAGTTAAAGGGTCATGGGGAGCAAACTATCTCTAGTTTAGGCTTACAGCCAGGTATAAAGAGATTTTATAGTGAAGTATATACCAAAAGAAAAGGTTTTGGTCAGTTTAATCTAGCAGCATACTGGAAGCGATGCAGCGCGGTCTTGGGAAGGCAGCGCGGTCTTGGGGGTCCCTCACAGGGGTAGGTTTTTTACATTTGGGTAAAACATGGGACGACCGAGAGGGAGAGGAAAAGGAAAACAACGAACAAGCGTGATTTGCGCCGACCTGCGGGGGTTTCCCCCGGAGACAAAACCTTAGACAGTGGAGCCTTTATGGTTGGTAGGCTATGCAGAAAAGGGGGAAAACTTATTGATTAGCGATGCAGCAAGGGAACAGGGGGTTTCCCCCATGAGCGACTGCATCAAGACAAGGCTCCACTGTCTTACGGTAAATTCAAACCACTCGCGCTTTGCATGGCTGACAATGATGATTTTTAGCGATGCAGCAAGGGAACAGGGGGTTTCCCCCATGAGCGACTGCATCAAGACAACGACAAATTAAGTATATTTTCTTATCCCCCACACCCCACACCCCACACCCCACACCCCACACCTGAGGTCAAAGTAAAAAACATACCCTTGAAAGCTTGGGGGTCCCCCCCATGAGCAACTGCCGTGGTTTCCCCCATGAGCGACTGCATCAAGACAGCGAAAATATCGAGGCAAACAGGAAAAACAGGGCTGGTATATCCTAACTAATTTAGAGACTATTGATGAAGTTATTAAAGTTTATAAAGCTCGTAGTGCGATTGAAGCTATGTTCCGTGATTGCAAGAGTTTAGGTGCGCTTTCCGTAGGCGAATTAAATTCGCCACGGGTCGCACCTGTGGTTACAATCTCGAAGGCAGTAAAGCAACACCTGTAAGGTATCCCTTGCTTGTGTTATTAATTGCTCTGGCTTATACTCGTTCCATTTTGATAGGTAATCGACTTAAACATCAAGGTCTACAAAAATATATTAATCGACTAACTGAACCTCGTAGGTTTATTAAACGTCACAGTAACTTCTGGGTTGGTTTATATGGCCAAAATTGGATAATATCTTTGGATTACTGTTGGCAATTAGTGGAAAAATTAGTTGATATACCCACAAGCTTCCCCATTATCAAAGGGGGTTAAGAGCTATGTCTTTAATACAATTAAGCCTGAATCAATCAGAATTTAATTAACCGGATCGGTTGTTTCTCTAATTATAACTCAATTAAACTCTGGTATGACCCTTGGGTCAAGGGATTTTTGATGTCTGTTTTTGATGCAGTCGCAAATGGGAGTTTCCACGCCGGTTGCTCATGGCGGGCACTCCTTTGACTGCAGTTACTCTCTTTCACTGTGCTGCATTGCTTTCTTTGATTTATAGGGAATATTGTACAGGAGTTAATGGGGGTGTTACTCTACCTATCCCACAATAATAATGATTATATATAATCGTCATTTTTTCCTTTGGTACATGTGATAAAAACGTCGCTATATCAGGGCTTCAGCCTGCTTGTCACCCCCTGAGGATTTGGTTACCAATTATTAAATTCATTATTACGAATAACGTTCATCAAAAATATAGATTATATAAGCCTGTTAGATAGAACTCAATGGCAATATAAAAACTTGTTTATGGTGGGGGTAATAATTTGGAAACGAGCACTTCCAATTTTCGGGGACTTCCTGAACAAAAGAGGAGCCAGTAATTGTGATGAGCAAAAAGCAATACTAAGACCAGTATTAAAGTTATTGAAAGATTACGAACTTGTGATATTAGGAGACAGAGAATTTCACAGCGTCATCCTAGCTAAATGGCTGAGGCAAAAGAAAGTCTACTTTGTACTTAGACAAAAAAAGGACACAAATATCAAAATTAAGGGGCAAGATTATCAATCTTTAAGTGCTTTAAAAGAATCTCCAGGACAAAGAGGATTTTGGACGAGGATAAAAGTGCTCAAGGGGTGACAACAAAGCTCAAACCTAGGCAGGTGGCACGGTTAATGGTTTTAGGTTTTGGGTTTAATGAGCGCGACTCGTGTTGTTGTATTTCCCAGCAGTTGAAGCAATTTTCACCATACAACGTCAATGATAGTTTTAATCAACTACTACGCCATGACGATGTTCGCGCTTCACCTAACCCCATTAACAAACACCCCTGTAAGATTTTCAATTAGCTTGTCACCCCGTGAGCTAATGACCCTTCAGTTTACTTTGCATATATGAGCGCTAACAGTGATCAAGTAAACCACATTCGCTTATTGGGGGATAATACCTGGGGCTTTGAGGATTTAAGCAATGGTGGGGATAATGATTACAATGATGTTGTGATCAAGATGGATTTGACTTTGATTTAAGCAATATAGAGCAAAGGGAATAGGGAACAGCGGATCTGGAAACAGGTACAATGTCTTGATGCAATAGCGAGTGGGCTAGCCTCCGTTGACCGCGCTGCATCGCTGCAATAGTTTGCACCACCCTCTGCTCCGAGAAAACCAACACCTCCCACCCTCTCCCGAAAACCTCTAATTGCTCAAATAAGCCTCTTGTTCCAAATTATCCAGTAAATCCTCAGCAATTTGATACCAAGCTTGCCGGAATTGAACATCCTCTTGTTTATCGGAAAGAGTCTTTCCTTTTAATTGGGGATATGTACTATAAAAAAATTGATCAACTTTCTGATAAAAAGTCCCTGGATCAATCTTCAAATCTCGGCAACGCTGATAGATTTGCTTTTGCCGTTGCTGCTCGGTGTTACTCACAGATGGTGTAGAAGGCAATGATGGTATAGTGGGCAATTGCCAGGATATCTTCGGGAATTTTGGTGTAGGAAACCCTCCTCTGGCTACTGCTACCGTTCCAAACACTACTAATAAAGCAATGGACATAGAAAGACCAAAAAACTTTAGTTCACGGTTAGTGGATTGCTGTTTGCGATTGAGCACAGCAGTGAAGGTTGTTTTAATAGTTTGACCAGGAGCAGCAACTAAGGTAGCGATCTGGGTAAATAGTGTATTTGGTTGTTTATTTGGTAGCTTAGTTGGTAGCTTATTTGGTTGTTTATTTGGTAGATTATTTGGTAGCTTAGTTGGCTGCTGGCTACTTACCGGCTGGGGAATTACGGTTAAGAGCGCTTCACTGACCTCTTGGGCTGACTGATACCGTTGTTTAGGAAGATTATCCAGCATTTTAGTCAACACCGATTTGAAGCTGGGGCTAATAGTTATCTCTTGCCAAAGCCAGGTAGCGTGATAACTATCATAAAGGTCTAGAGGCTGTTTACCGGTTAGCAATACTAAAGCAGTTACCGCTAAAGCGTAAAGGTCGCTAGTGGCATCAGCTTTACCATATCGTAACTGTTCATCTGGGGAGTAACCCCGTTTGCCGACTTGAGTACCAATCACGTGTCCGGTTGATTGGACAATGGCAGTGGTTACCATTTCTTTGACACAACCAAAGTCAATTAATACTGGCTTGCCGTCAGAATTCCGTTTAATCAGATTATCGGGAGAAATATCCCGATGAATGATCTGCTTAGAATGAATATAATCTAAAACTGGCAAGATGTCTTGGAGCAGTTTAATCACATCTGCTTCCCTAAACTTTTGACCTTGGACTAAAAGCTGGTGATAGGTTAACCCTTCGACATAGTCTTGTACTAAAAATAGATAATTTTTACGACCGATACTGGTTCTAAGTAACTCTCGAAAACAAGGAATTTGGTTATGTCTGAGCTGGTATAACATGCCAGCTTCTCGCTCAAATAATTCTTGAGCTTTTTGTAATTCATGTTTGTTTTGAAGTTGGGGAGCAAATTCTTTAAGTACACAACGCTCTTGATAGCGATTAGCATCTTCAGCGAGATAGGTCCGTCCAAAAGTTCCTTGACCTAAATCGCCTAAGATTGTATAGCGGTCTTTGATAATTGCTCCAGGTTTTAAGGTATTAGACATAATAGCCGCCAATAATTGATGATTTATAGTTTAGGGAATCGGGAATCGGGAATCGGGAGGAGTAGGAAAGAAATAGGAGGATTTTTTGCAGAAGTGTTTAATCTAGTAATAACAATTTACCTTGTCAACCTATCATTGTTGTCAACAGAGCAGAAAGTAATATAAAAATGATAAACAATATATTTAAATAAAGTGTATTTAAAGATTTAAAATTAATCGAAAACTACTTATTATATGTTCCCTATTCCCTGTTCCCTATACTAATTAATACCATGGGATGGAATTGAATAGACCTGTTGCAAAAGTATGTTGATGATGCTGTTTGTGTCTATTCTTATCCCCTGTTCCCTGTGTAAGCATATGCGCTACGCGCAGGCTACGCCAACAGCTATCAGCGTGTCGCGTATCAGCGATTTTGGGTTACTTCACAGCGTTTGTGGCCTGTGCCACTCTACTTGAGGTGCTTTTGAATACAAGAGGTAAGCATTCGTTTCATCTGAGTTATGGAAAGCACCTCAAGCAGCGTGAGCCATTCGCGTAGCATGGCCTTTGGCCAAGGCTCACGGCTGACAGCTGACAGCTGAATGCTTACTTCCCTGTTCCGGTGATCCGCTGTTTCCTGTTCCCTCTTCCTAATGACCCAGCATCTCTTGTGCCTTCTTAATATTGTCACGAACTGATTCAGCGGATATCTTGAGGGAGGACAGTTCATAATCTGTCAACTTTAATTCCAAAATTTTTTCAATGCCTCGACACCCCAATCGGGTGGGTACCCCTATAAAAATATCTTCCAAATCATATTCACCCTGAAGGTAGGCAGCTGCGGTGATTTGGCGGGATTGGTTGTGTAAAATTGCTTGTACCATCAAACAGGCGGAGGATGCTGGGGCAAAATAAGCACTGCCTGTGCGCATCAGTTCTACAATTTCTGCTCCGCCTCGACGAGTCCGTTCAATCAGGGCTTCTATCCGGTCTGGTGTCATCAGTTCGGTGATGGGAACACCACTAACGGTAGAGTAGCGTGGTAGTGGCACCATTAAGTCCCCATGGCCTCCGAGCACTACGGCATTCACATCCGCAACGGATACACCATTTTCCATGGCAATGAATGTCCGGAATCGGGTAGAATCCAACACCCCTGCCATGCCCATTACCCGATGGGGTGGTAAGTCAGTAGCTTGCCAGGCTAGATAGGTCATCACATCGAGGGGATTGGTGACCACGATTAACATGGCATCTGGGGATTTTGCGATCGCATTTTTAGCCGCTTCCACCACAATTTTGGAATTGATCTGTAGGAGGTCATCCCTACTCATTCCTGGTTTCCGGGGACTTCCTGCCGTAATCACCACCACATCGGAACCAGCAGTATCAGCATAGTCATTAGTTCCGATAATCTGACAATCGTGACCTTCTATCCCCCTGGCCTCCATTAAATCGAGAGCAATGCCTTGGGGCATACCTGGTTTAATATCCAGGAGTACGACATCGGCCAGATTTTTCTCAGCAATCCGTTGGACAAGGGTGCTCCCTACTCTACCACCACCGATTACGGATACACGGTTGTCGTGGCAAGCAATTGGGGAGTTGGGATAGGGTACCATGATCGGAAGGGGTGAGTGGAAATGCGTTTGCTTAGCGTGGCCTACGGCCAATCGCTTTTGCTGGAACTCCCCCAAAATTGGAGTATTTAGGGGGCTATGGGTGCCAAAGCTCACAAGGGTAGGTTTGTGAACATTGGGGCGAGTATGTACTTTCGTTACTTAGGAAGTATAAATATGTATCTTAAATATGTATCTATATATACATTATATACAATAATTTTCGGGATAATTCTCTCCATCTCGCCATTTCCCAGGGCTTGCGCGTTCACGGTTAGCTTTGAAAAAGCGCGGGGTCGCACCGCTCCCTACTCCCTACTCCCTACCCCCTACTCCCTACTCTTCAAGACGAGATTTCCAACTGGTCAATACGTAACCAAATGTTCGGGGTGGGTACCCGACCAAATTTGACCAGGGCATAATCCCCCTTGATATCAAGAATTTCCCCATCGGTTTCAAACAGATAAGAGGAAAAGCGGGGGTCACTTGCTTTGGCTTCCAGGCTACCCTCTAACTGAGCTTGGATAGCCCGAACCAATACTCCCTTTTTAATTTTCCCAGCCATAAAATCTCTTTTGTCTTTCCTCTTCTATTCTATCGGGGGAACGGGGAATCCGGAACAGGGAATTGGGAATCGGGTCGGGAATCGGGAATCGGAACCCACCCCTAATCCCTCCCAGGAGGGGAGTCGGGAATCGGGAGTCGGGAGTCGGGAACTTCGGATAAAATCTTGTTTACCTTATTACTATGAGAACCCTTAATAAAAATCTCCCCATCTCCCCATCTCCCCATCTCCCCATCTCCCCATCTCCCCACACTTCCGACACTTCCGACACTTCCGACACTTCCCAGCCTGATCAACGCTGACAGTTCGGACAAAAGTGAGCGGAGCGACCGACTAATTTGGTTCGCTCGATGGGGGTGCTACAGATACGACAGGGTTCTCCGGTGCGACCATAAACCCAGGCAATCCCCTTATAGTTGCCATTGACTCCCTGGACGTTAATAAAATCACTAAACGTGGTACCACCAGACTCAATCGCTTTTTCCAATACTTGGAT includes:
- a CDS encoding serine/threonine-protein kinase, which produces MTPLYCSKGHENPNGNKFCRVCGEMLPSLAKTFDTGKILGGRYRIVRELGHGGFGRTYLAQDLNRFNEPCVLKEFAPQVQGNHALQKAEELFEREAGVLYRLQHPQIPQFRELFQVQQQDKGTLLLVQDYVEGQTYRALLEARRPQGLRFSEAEVTQLLIQILPVLEYIHFMRVIHRDISPDNLILRSTDGLPVLIDFGGVKEVAANVASKFLGSKVAGQNKPIITRLGKVGYAPPEQMQGGSVFPHSDLYALGATILVLVTGQEPQQIIDPNTLTWNWRQEISLSPTLGRIIDKMLQPRPGERYQNAKEVLRDLTTHLQFASDPQSAPSPPQTKPTLAVAPGSKPVAVNQPARPATGRPLTTFTNNTVLDWLGKVVLVSVLAAAVFGFTFWATNWWFTFRPISEREPSPKESPIEPDIKPPDWFTKNEENRKKLLDQRRGNLEINEKFYIELVNEAFWDKYPNQEKRQLGNGSQDAPLREEWDKLAFELLTRIELLNLSRTARGRLGSYGPADLTRWKQEVNKVRLSSRAAYDIADSKFFHKFPDQRGQKFIDKSIGQVWQGIVGDTIKALTSGKSLQRIEFAAGGVQQVNGTLQPGDGQAFTAKLSAGQVMEVRLATDVNALFSVYAPSRKTTPLLEDSTKRDWIGELPASGFYEFVVVSQASEPINYRLNFRVED
- a CDS encoding transposase, which translates into the protein MTDKMLNQLLYYQQHFALYLHHKQILTLEILVSLLQAHKQVSLKLAAYLPLPILYESRRRHLQRFLSLQNLSIPLLWFPLIKYFVNNHFQKGSRILVIIDGTKWQDNNLLMVSVRYQKRAIPVYWKFLKKGSSNLVEQIAVLHPVIKLFQDYQIVVIGDREFRGVELADWLKSQQVKFALRVQDNTYVKLKGHGEQTISSLGLQPGIKRFYSEVYTKRKGFGQFNLAAYWKRCSAVLGRQRGLGGPSQG
- a CDS encoding transposase; this encodes MVGVIIWKRALPIFGDFLNKRGASNCDEQKAILRPVLKLLKDYELVILGDREFHSVILAKWLRQKKVYFVLRQKKDTNIKIKGQDYQSLSALKESPGQRGFWTRIKVLKG
- a CDS encoding serine/threonine-protein kinase, with product MSNTLKPGAIIKDRYTILGDLGQGTFGRTYLAEDANRYQERCVLKEFAPQLQNKHELQKAQELFEREAGMLYQLRHNQIPCFRELLRTSIGRKNYLFLVQDYVEGLTYHQLLVQGQKFREADVIKLLQDILPVLDYIHSKQIIHRDISPDNLIKRNSDGKPVLIDFGCVKEMVTTAIVQSTGHVIGTQVGKRGYSPDEQLRYGKADATSDLYALAVTALVLLTGKQPLDLYDSYHATWLWQEITISPSFKSVLTKMLDNLPKQRYQSAQEVSEALLTVIPQPVSSQQPTKLPNNLPNKQPNKLPTKLPNKQPNTLFTQIATLVAAPGQTIKTTFTAVLNRKQQSTNRELKFFGLSMSIALLVVFGTVAVARGGFPTPKFPKISWQLPTIPSLPSTPSVSNTEQQRQKQIYQRCRDLKIDPGTFYQKVDQFFYSTYPQLKGKTLSDKQEDVQFRQAWYQIAEDLLDNLEQEAYLSN
- the mdh gene encoding malate dehydrogenase, with protein sequence MVPYPNSPIACHDNRVSVIGGGRVGSTLVQRIAEKNLADVVLLDIKPGMPQGIALDLMEARGIEGHDCQIIGTNDYADTAGSDVVVITAGSPRKPGMSRDDLLQINSKIVVEAAKNAIAKSPDAMLIVVTNPLDVMTYLAWQATDLPPHRVMGMAGVLDSTRFRTFIAMENGVSVADVNAVVLGGHGDLMVPLPRYSTVSGVPITELMTPDRIEALIERTRRGGAEIVELMRTGSAYFAPASSACLMVQAILHNQSRQITAAAYLQGEYDLEDIFIGVPTRLGCRGIEKILELKLTDYELSSLKISAESVRDNIKKAQEMLGH
- a CDS encoding NAD(P)H-quinone oxidoreductase subunit O codes for the protein MAGKIKKGVLVRAIQAQLEGSLEAKASDPRFSSYLFETDGEILDIKGDYALVKFGRVPTPNIWLRIDQLEISS